In Rhodamnia argentea isolate NSW1041297 chromosome 1, ASM2092103v1, whole genome shotgun sequence, the genomic window CAGTACTCTGAGTCCCCTTCAATAGGATTCAATGGACCAAATATCTGTGATCCATCCCACTGGCCAAAAGAAACAACTCGTCTTTTTAACTTATATATAAAGCTAGGcgctttttaaatttttctctcCCATTGAATAAGCGCCGCTAGAAACAGGGCTGTGGTATCTTAGAGGCGTCATGCTAGAAGACATATCAAGGAATCGAAATCCTAAACTCCTTGAGCATAGAAGATAATTGCATCACTTTCGAAACTAAATTACACGCCCAACGCATTCTCTAATTAAGCATTTTTCTATGCCCGACTCGACCAAGTAGATTTTCATTCCTCTCCTGCTCTCACGTTTTACACTTCTATCTGGTAAAATCTCTGAACTGCAACTTTTCCTTCACATGGGTCACGCCTCCGTTAAGAACAATATATAAACCCTCCCTTTTGTATTCAATGTGACCATGTTTTATCAGAAATAACTATGGTTCAACAAATTTCGATCCATGCTCAAATAGCCAATATCCCCATTATTCTATTGGCTCTATTCTTCATTGCAACCCGCACCAACTAATCCAACAAAGGCAAGACTGTAATAACGACAAGTATATTACCTAGCAAAATAATCTGCACAATTTTCTAATTCACTAATCAAAGAGGGCAGAGTAAAAGAATTACCTTTTGATGACATAGCCGCAAGCCTTGTAGAGCTTCTGTTTGGAATCAGACAATATATGCAAATGGCAAAAGCTCGTCAAAGGCATGGCCTTCAACTTACACCCAACGAACACGCACCTATAATTGTTGCCCTTGGCTTCCAACTCACTCCTATTCACGACACTGTTCCCGACATTCTCTCCGATACCTTCCCCATTCGGCGCGTCCCGCTCCGACCCGTCCACCTCCATCCGCTGGTTCTCTTCCCTGAAGGGGCTGACCCCGTACTTCCAGTAGTAATCCCTGTACTGGACCTTGAGCTCCTCCATGAGAGCCCAGTAGTGGTCTCGGTAGCACCTGGAGAGCTGCTTGAGCCGGCGAGACCGCCGCCTCAGGACCTCAGGGCGGGTGAGGTGGGAGGCGCGGGATAGGATTAGGTCCTCGTGGGCCGGGGCGAGGGGGTTGCCGGCGGCCGCGCTGGTGGAGGCGACGGCGTGGAGGCTCGGGTTTTGGGGGTCCGGTTGGgggaaattagggtttttgagGGGTTTTGAAGAGGAGGGATGATTGTGCTTCGCGGTGGAAGCCATGAGGGAGAGGACCGCGAAGCAGGCGATTGCTGATTGGGCAGATCGTAATcctttctagagagagagagagagagagaatttgcagagggaagaagacgaagaagagaagatgctgacgagaggttgaagaaggagaagaagaagatggagaagacgaAATTTGACCGTCGCGCTTTGTCGCGCTGCAGAGATTCGGTTTTCAATTTCAACCACCAAGATTTGACTGCAAATTCACTGAActctctatttatttttatttttttttattttttgtaattgtgggAATCTAACAATATCTGATTTTGGGAAACGGTTATTTCACTTTAATTATTCACATCTTTGGGGAATAAATgtgaattattattgttttctgAATATTGTAGCCTCGTCTCCgattggagaaatttttttagtcGATGTCCGATGGGAAAGAATTTTTCTACGAGCAAGAGTCAAGACAGGGAGGACACGTAGGGAGATCATGTATCACCGAACTGAACCTTACCATAGGAATCGGTCCGATTTTAGGTTCCCCATGGTTCTTGGACTGTTTCTCGTGAAAGTGGAACCGCCATTGTACAGTTCGGTCCGCGGTTCCCGAATAAGAATCAAATTGGAATCGGTCCGGTCTTGCGAGCAATAACAAATGATACCTAATATGAATTGTTTTGATAAAGATTATTTGCAGCGagattattttaataattatctTAGTTTGATTAacaataattttaatttaaactaTTTTCAAGTGACTAAAatgtttgttgtttcttttgattTCGGGTGGTTTGAATTTGGAGCAAATTTTTCATGGACGAAAGAGGACTGAAGTTCTATGATATAGGTCCGATGTTacgtgttttgaactttttattgtttaattcaTTTTACCCGTTCATCTTTTATTGAATTGCTGCTATTGGCAATAAGGTTTTCCGTTATTgcgttcactttcattttccttaactgaaaaatgaaacaaaaaaaaaaaaattccggttCCCAAGTAGTCCCTAAAATCAATTAACAGGGTAAGTTATGGATTTCAAAAACTAAGGAGCCGATTTCGACATGATAGAATTTAGCTTTGAAATAAAACTTGGACCAATCCTATAACCGCTCACTCTTACGGACACGTGTGTAATTTTTAATTCCTGCATCTCTATTCACTTTATTTGCGAACCGATGAGCCCTTTTCACtatatttaatataaaaaaaaaaagaccatgtTTCGGTCTCTCGATATTTTCCAATATATAGATCCAACAAACAACGGCTGCTGTGGACATAGGCTAACCTAAATTCAAGCACTCTTCTTTATTCGTCTGTACATGGGAGGAGTCTTGTCGTGCGCACGCTATCGCTTTCTACTAAAAACTTCTTGCAACGACGTGCGTTGCCTGCCCTCGTTTGGACAACCAAACCTTCGCTTTGGACTAATCCTCTCGAATGCATGCAAATCATCTTATCCACCTATATCGACGTGTGGTCATCACTAATATTAATGAAAGATTTGTTGATTGGCCGCCGGTTGTGCTTTGATGATATGAAAGACCCCGTCAATCTGTCATTGTAGAGCGAGCGAATCTCTGCAGACCGTACcaaattgatttatcttttagatttacttgttttatttGATTCGCGTCTTTACGTTGAAGTTATGTACCTCGctttcaagtgaaatgaaaattttactttcaatcagacaaaaaaaaaaaaaaaaaagaacagacaTTCAAGGGGTTCGCATTATTTTCAGGTCCTAGAAGCTTAAAAGCGATGCGTCGTTAAAAGCATCAGCCTCATAAATACATCCCATCAACATGCCAACATTTCCTACTAGACGAACCAAATAGCGTGGCATTAGACTTTGGACCGCGAGCCCTTTGGTAGGTTTTAAAGGCCCCCCAAATTCATGTGCCTAGAACCAACATGAGGACGTGCGAAATCCAGTCTCATACGATTTTATGAATGAGACCGGTCTCTTGCTCGAGATTCCAACAATTTATTGTCAttaataatgagaaaagaaggAGGTAGGTCGAGTTCGGTGCATCAGATTcgctttggccttgcttgattcgaagggaaaaaattgtccaaaaagtcctaaacttattatacggtGGCCAActcgatcctaaacctttcgatcgtgtcgatttagtcttaaatattttgatgatttgtcaataaaTATCTAGagaattttggccgaaaatcattgGCTTGCGATCTAATCAATGCAAGCTGTCccgcgctaacgtggacaaatttgtaattttttaattttatttttttaagcctttcttttcttttttttccttgttcccTCCACCAGGCCTCGCCAATGGCTAACAAAGGTTGCCGGCCTCGGGTAGGCAAGGGCAACCCTCGTTGGCCCCGGTGCGGGTGTCCCTCACCTAAGGCTGGCAAGGTCTTTCATGCCCGAGACTGGTAGAGGCTCGACAATAGCTtgcaaaggggaaaaaaaaagaacgaaaaagaaaaaatcataaaagtaaaaacaattcaaaaattgcCCCATAACACCGGCCGTGTCATGTAGAACGGTTGACATTGACTAAATAGCTGCGTCGcctatttccgatcaaaatttgtCGGAAAGACTATAGtggcaaatcatcaaagtaCTTAGGACTAacttgatacaattgaaaagtctAAAACGAAATTGGTTGCCATACAATAGGCttaagaatttttggataattttcactTGATTCAAAAAAGAGGGCCTACTAAGGACCTTACGAAACTTCTTCTTGATTTCAGGTGTGGGCATCCCTCATCCGAGGCCGGCAAGGGCATCCATTGCTTGAGACAAGTCGAGGCCTTGCGATGGCctgcaaaaggggaaaaaaaaagaaaaaaaaattgataaaatcaaaaACAATGCAAAACTTGTCCAGTTTAACTTTggtcgtgccacataagacggtCGGTGCTAAACTAGACagtcacgtcaacgattttcgaccaaaatttttttaaaaaaaatcgaactaaattgacaaatcatcaaaatgcttaggactaaattaaacaattgaaaggttttgtcacaagtataccgatttatgatttttcatggtgTTAATccaaataattttccttttgatgCCAAAAGGAGGGCCTACTGGGGACCTTACGAAACATTTTCTTGATTCCGTACGAACTGAACGAGATGAGAATGAGGAATGtacccaaaaaaggaaatttaactACCAACAGATTAAGTTTCTAAACCCGAGTTTAACTGCTTGGTTACTCGGAAAATGGTCGAGGAGGAAACGAGGGCGAAGTCTGAAATGTTGGGTCGATTCCCAGCATGCTCAAACTGAAAAATATACCCCAACTCCGGCGTTCTTAATCTTTGCCAAAATCATCACCTAAACTTGTTAAGTATTCGATAATATACCCGGAACCAATCTTTTATGGATACATTTTGCGATTAATCCCTGCACGGCTATTGTGAAGGCCGGTCCACCGTCGCTTGATGGCTGTGACGTGCGGCGCCGCCGTTGCTTCGAGGGTCGCCGGCGAAGGAGGAACCGAAAGAGCTTTTGCATCCTTTGCAAAGATGGTTAAACTTAACAAAAACCTAACCAAAAGTTTGGAAAACCTATCCTCTTTGTCCTATATCTTGCCCCCCATATCTACCTATTGTAAATATTCCGTACAATCCAAATAATACCGACGAACATCAAAACGCTAGTAACACATATTGAAGTGAAAGAAGCGTAATCTTAGTTTCGATACACAACATATGCCGTGCATCTGAAAGACTCTTATCTCTTCCCACAGATCATGTACTGAAGAAAATCACGAAATAGAATATCGCCAGCAAACCGAGCGTTTCCAAGAAGGCGGCAGGTTGGTATTGCACCAGAACGGCCATTACAACCACAAGGGCGGCGATGCCCAGCGGCGAGCTCCCCTCTGCCGCCGGCCGGCGTCGTGGCGGGGCGGCGAACGACAGCCAGTGGACTATGACGACTAAGACCACCGGTGTGGCCAGAAGGACCCAATCCATCGGAGCTCAAAGGACCGAAAATGGTGGATGGTGAAGCAGAGAAAAATGGGCAGAAGAAGCTGATGGAACATAAGAGAATGCGTTGTATTTATAGGAAGAGATGGCTTGTACAATAGGCCACCAACTTCTTGACAGAAATAATTCTCACTTCGGCTCCCCTGATCTAAGGCCTCGAAGGGCTAGAGTGTTTGTGACCACTCATCCCA contains:
- the LOC115745317 gene encoding INO80 complex subunit D encodes the protein MASTAKHNHPSSSKPLKNPNFPQPDPQNPSLHAVASTSAAAGNPLAPAHEDLILSRASHLTRPEVLRRRSRRLKQLSRCYRDHYWALMEELKVQYRDYYWKYGVSPFREENQRMEVDGSERDAPNGEGIGENVGNSVVNRSELEAKGNNYRCVFVGCKLKAMPLTSFCHLHILSDSKQKLYKACGYVIKSAQAGPITCGKPILRSTVPSLCTIHFQKAQKHVTRALKKAGLNVTSSSKLAPKFHVIVAEYVRQIQAKRRAAQTVNTSEVVVKEETMS